The genomic interval tataaGAACAGCTGCATTTTAGcataaggaaataaaaatttgttttgtaattaaaattttccaataaaattacaagaaggaggaatttctttgtttgctaTTTCCTTGATGTTTTTTGCGTCAACACCACCCCACTGTCGCATTCGAACTGAACTTTTCATACATTTCATAAATCACTCGTTTTCGAGTGATTTACCAATGAAAACCTGActcttgtattttctttttatatcgaGTAATATCCTATGAGGCTATTGGATATAACCTTAGGTCATGCACTCTTTCAAGAGAGAACTTTGTAGTATCTTGGTGTCTACACGAACGTTTAAACATCGTTTTCTGATAACCAGTATATTTTGGACTTATACTGAGCGTTATATCTCGATATCCAAACTGATGCATTCTTCGTTGTTGCCTCCGAAATCAAACGGGGAGTACCATCTCGATTTGAGTACGGATTGTACCTAAACAAACGTTCCTTTGTATCCATCTTTGAATCCAAATAACTGAAGAACAGGGTTTATGTTGAAGGGCTTTCGAAGTTGTAAAAAATTACTATTTGTTTGTAACTCTTGATTTTGTAAAATCTCGCCAAGGCACACTCGATGTTAGCCTGACGAAGTCAAGCGAAACAAGAAATACCGCTGAAGCGAACAAGATTAACTCAACGAAAAGCGTGACAATGTATTGAGGTGTAGCGAGTGACTCAAGCCTATGCATGCTATACGGACCTATGAGTCTTAAATTATAACGAATGTAGGCAAAGGAACTTCATTTCcatgcaaataaaagaaaaaaaacaaaacctaaatTGGCGAAAGTTGCGCTGTGAAAGTAATGATTTCAGTTTAGGTTGAATAAGTTAAACCCAACCCAGAAGAAAACTGACGCCTTTCTGAGGAACGAACGCAGAAACTGAACCTACACGGcgtttcattttccttatttGGTCTGAGGCAATGCCTCACAAAAAATTGTCCTCGTTAGATTCGAACTGTCCCGTCAACCAACACTCTAGACGGGAACTCATAGATAATgacaatcaaaactataacgCTAAACAAATATCATGTGATGATCATGTTGgattttgtgctataaagtttacataaaaaatttttttttaacacagaaaATTGCGAAACCGAAGTGCTGTTAAATAAGAATAGCGATTCCGTcgagagataaaaaaaagttcatatttttatttgctgatctgatcaattttcatttcagtttagaGCCTCCGTGAACTTTGCTATCCCTTCGGCTGGCGGTTTATAAGTGCAGACACCCACTCATTCTGTTCATCGCCAGCAGTCAAAATACTCGTCATATATAAGCCAACCACACTAAACAGAGTTGTACTTCAGTTTTAAGGAACATTGATTAATTTGCCATGATCTCTTGTCACAAGTCACTGACTTCAAGATGGGGATTTTATCTTCAAATTGACGAGCAGGGAAATGTGCATGGAGTGCGAGAAAAGGACGATTACTGTGGTAAGAAAACTGAAACGTCTTTGTAATTTATCAAGTTGTTACCGGTGAACCAATATGTAGACATGCGTTTTGATTAGATGATTAGATTCTTTCATCTTTCAGGTACAAAAGAACCCTCTAATcggaaatgaatttttttttccttcttagtttttgaaatgaaaacgaCAGATTTCGCCAAAGTCACCATTCGCGGACTGCAATCCAATGCTTACTTCGCGATGAATGACCGAGGGAATTTATACACAACGGTGAGCTCTCGGCTACAGAAATAatcagttcaatttttttttcaaaaaatcatttaaaaaagtgCTTCGCGGTTTACATGGATTTTTAGTCCTGTACATCCAAGTTCTATCTTTGGGAAGCGCAATTAATCCAAATGAAAGAATCACATGAAAGCGCTTTGGGTGACCTTCCagacattttatcaaaaacttcGTGATATTTAAGCATATGTCAGTAATACTCTTAGAGTTGTTACAATATCGGCATGACTAGTTAAATATACTAATGAATAAATCCGTCTCGATGAAATCAGACCTCCTGGAGAAACACTCCACGAAACGCAATACGTCGTCAACAATTCACTTTGCGTGACTTATTAAGATTGACATCAccaaaatgatttccttttgtataaacaaaggacaaaaaagaCCAGATTATACGACCATtttaaatagttaaaaatatcTCAGTAGTCTAAACGGCACAAGatgttattattatcactttgtcAGGAATTGAGGCGTATTTTGCGAGCTAAAGTGGAGATTTTAGCGGGCTGAAATGTATTTTTGCCCGCCTGCTCGCTCGCGTGATTGTTCAAACTGAcatgtaatctttttttttcaggttttattttcttcatgcCTTCCAAAGTGATAATACTACACAAAAATAATGATTATGTTCGCTTCTCAGAGTCATTTTAATCCTCGCCGAACGGCTCGGCTTAAAGTGACCCTTACTTGGGCCTAAAACATTTTTAGGCCCGCGAAATGTTTTAGGCCTGCGAACATAAACTCTGTTGCAGATGAAAATATGAAGGCCACGTTTTATATTCTGCTTTAATTACTAGGATATTTAGAAATGGACTGAAGACCTACACTGTTAATTTCATTCAACGCTTAGTCATATTCATGCGTTTTTATGTCAGCTTAATGTACATTCGTTTTGAATCTGtcactccttttttttcttgtaaattgcttttttggttggaaaaattgtttttaacacCCGATTATCTAGTTATCTTTTCAGGAATTCAGTCGGTGTTTCCATGAGTTCAGTTTGTTACAATTTGCATTTCGTTAACAAGGAATAATGTTATGTTATATTATTTTGAAGGACACTCAGAACCCATCCTGTATTTGGAAGGAAATTCACCACACTGATGGATACAACTACTACGAGTCCGATCAACACAACGGATTTTTTCTGGCGCTTAAACGGAGAGGTGATCCAAAAAATGGCCGAGAGACTGCCTTGGGACAAGTATCCTGCGCTTTTCTTGTAACTACGATAACGCACAATGCAACATGAGCTTCTTGTGACAAAGAAAGAGGTTCAATTTAGCTCGGTGTAATGGTACACTTCTAAGCCACTGGCGTCTGCTAGGTGGATAGTGAtgaaactaaaaggaaacataATCCCCATTATCATGTGAAATTAATggtttttcttaaaataaatgaacGCGGAAGCAGGATGTACAGCACATTTTCTTGgctaagtttttctttttcattttcagtgtgAAAAAGTACACCACAACCAACAAATTTCGAAACTAAAGGGCAATCCAGACACATTTACCGTCTCTTTTAAACCCGATCAGTAGATAACTCTTGAAGACCGAGGGAGACATATACATCCCAATTTTCAGACAAGGGTGCTCTGAAGCATCTCTTCAAAGAACGCCCTGCGCCGACAAAGTAGTTTGTTTTTCTACGTGACGCCAAAAGAATCAAGATTTCGTTTGAGGGCATGTGTGCATCAAGGCGACATTTTATTTAACTAGTCGGTTTTTAAAGAGGGAGAATGCTAGAGCACCCGTGAAAAAGTGAACGGAACAAGGCCAAAAAACCAGCGAAAAATTCAACTAACACGTGACACTAGATTCGATAATCGAACCGAGCCACCGTACTGGAACACAAACGCTCATGCCACTGCGCCATCGGCGCGGAGAGCATTTGACTGGCGCGTCGCACCGGCGCTTTTTCTCTTGACATGCAGCCACTTACACCTTTCCTAATGACAGACAGGAGGACTGGTGAATATAGTGGCATCACGTTCGTGTTTGCCTACGAGAAAATTAACCACGCAACATCCCACTAACGCAACACAACCGCAATATTTCATAGAAATTTCTTAACCCAGTTTTCAAAGCGTTTTCATTAGTGTGGATGATCACGGACTCATTTGAACATCAATAAATCAAATAGTTATCATCACTAGACAATTAAACCTAGTTACAACTTTGTTTTCACATATTGATTTCCAATCAAATACTAACTTAATGAAATTTAGTAATCTTTTCACTTCAGTTCCTATCTTTCTCTTAAAAGGTCAGAACAGCAGAAACCACTATCTCTATTGTATAAAATTGCGCAAATTCTAGCTGGTCTCATACTAACGTACTGTGTGCGCTCTAactcttgaaaataaaataatctcAAAttcaaatattatattattttcagTCTCAGCTCTTTGTGGAACAAAATACCAAAAGTTAGTATTCCACTGATCTTCAGCCTTTCGAATGTAATATGACGAGTTTTGAAGGCCGCTTGTGGCCGCCATTCGTGACGAATAAATATCTGTTGTTCATATCTCTAATTTTGGGTTCAAGCTCCGTGAAATTTATGTTCTTTGTAGTTATCGTGACCTGCTCATGGCTCTGGGTAGAAAATTATGTTCCTCTTTTATACATTAACATCTGTCGACCAACATCGTAACAGAGACTGAATACCAAGCGTATATACTGCTTAAACCATAAATCGAATTTTCAATTCAGGATAGAAATCTACAGAAGTTGTGTCGTTAAAAAAATCCAGCCATTTTATGCGCTACGACCTCAGATGGATggtaacaaagtttttttttttcataatccAGTGGCCAGCCCTGTTATACATTGTAAAGGAGGTTTGGTTTCTTGTCGAATGGTTCCACCCAGTGAAAATACTCCAACCAATTTTTGAGACATCCTCTATCAAAAGGGTTCAAAAAGATTCCAGACGGTCCTCTCAGATACGCGTATCGCTTCTTATTGATTCTTTCGTTTGTAGTGAGGTTGGTTGAAATTTGGCTCATCtgttttgaagaagaaaaggacaagaaaaaaactttataTCAGTACAAATACCACAAGATGCTACTCGTAACTTGCGTGAAAAGAGCAAATTGTAATATAATAAGTATACGCTTGATGGTGAGGTCAGATGACGTCCATAGAGACAATGATTATGCATGCCCGctcttaaattcatttttttgaaaCCCACATGGCGAAAAGTTATTGCAGGAAACGAATGGAAACTGCCCTACGCTTCTACCATGCCgtttacttaaaaaattttttagttaaagaaGAGACATATCTATATGGTCCAACTAAACCAAAGGTATCAGTGAAAAGGTAACGTCTGCATTCGAGCCACGTGACCCATCCGGCCGGAGCTCATCCCAGTTTCCTTGTAGCATGAAATGACTAGCAGAATTACTACTCTCCCCTGGAagggatgccagtccatcactAGGTtacccctcctcctcccccccccccctccctgaCAATTCGCCGGTACCCAATTTTTCTCCTCAGTGGAAAAATTTTCCTCGATGAGGAGGCTCTGAAGGCATGTACATTGAACGCGTTAGTAAAATAACTGCATGGCAGAAAAATCGCTTTAGCAGTATTGCTGCTTTTGTTTTGGCATGAATAACCGTTTTGACTGGACCTGATACCGTGAAGTTCAGAGAGCCGCATTCACTTTAATTTGAATCGAACAGGTAAGTTGTCCACTAGCCAATCAGGATAAAGTTCAATAAACGAGCAACCAAACCACCAATGAACCGGCTACAAGTACTGTTTGCGGTTTAGTTTTCTGACGTCTGATTGGTCCACTTTTCTTTGAAACGCCAAACAGTCCACGAACATTATTATAATTCTTATTTTAAACTGTGAAACAGTTTAAAATAAGAATAGAAAGAAACCCACGCATTTAGAATTCGTAGGACAACGCATAAGGCTCGTATCACACAATGAATCTGTGTTACATTTTATGAAGCGCCTGCAATTTGCTCAGTGCAGTGAAAGAAAGCTTTCCGTAAAAACTAACTACTTTTATCAAAATGATCCACTCCACTAATGTAAACCCTTAAACAAGGCATAAAAATGATATGTTGACGTTATTTTTCCACTGTAAATGACTACTGTTTAGTAGCGGCAAAAGACAATAAGCCCTGATAACATTATTGACATGGCATGCTAAGGATGTTATCAGTGTTAAGAATGTTATCAGGACTTGGCGTGTTTTGCCGCCACAAACCAGTTAAACACTGGAAATCTCTCACAACTGACATCTTTCCCTCGACTACTCTGACGCTAGTTAAACAGACATGAAATCCTGTTGAGAGTGAGGTATCAGATACAATCTCCTTGCCTTGTGTCAGTATACTTTTCAAGTATAGTACGACCATCCAGACTGCCGTACAGTGAATGGGTTGTTTGAGTCCCTCCGGACAAGTTATTTTCTCTGCCGATGCGCTGGCGTGAAATAGATAATTCACAGGACATCGACAGACTTGCGGTCTTGGATCCTTCGAACTCGAGGGGTTCAACTCCCCCTCTGTTGAAGAGGTGGCATTTTCTTTGAGCGCATAAAGCTACAGTTACTGTCAACATTAAAACAGGAGTAAATGACAAAATGTTGAGTGCTGTTGTGAAAAACCATTTGTCTTCCTGAGCAGCCGCATCACTGTTATCAAACGGAATACTGAAGacggaaataaaacaaagagcGGTCAGGAGCGACACGTCCAAAATATTCATACAACTGTAACTGTTCCCCGTTTCTTCCTCGTCACAGGCCTCCCTGTAAGGCCTTAGGAACGCGAATATCAGGAGATTCAAGATGCACACGATCGCCAGCAGTAGCTTTTTGACTGGACCCATGGGTACAAAAGTGTATATCAAAAGGATGCCCAACCGAGAAATGAAGTAAAAACCTGCACACCAACGATACCGATCTTTAAAACACCTTTGAAGAGTATCAAAGTATGGATT from Pocillopora verrucosa isolate sample1 chromosome 14, ASM3666991v2, whole genome shotgun sequence carries:
- the LOC131776574 gene encoding fibroblast growth factor 7; this encodes MISCHKSLTSRWGFYLQIDEQGNVHGVREKDDYCVFEMKTTDFAKVTIRGLQSNAYFAMNDRGNLYTTDTQNPSCIWKEIHHTDGYNYYESDQHNGFFLALKRRGDPKNGRETALGQVSCAFLVTTITHNAT